A region from the Perca fluviatilis chromosome 16, GENO_Pfluv_1.0, whole genome shotgun sequence genome encodes:
- the prdm15 gene encoding PR domain zinc finger protein 15 isoform X2 translates to MAEQTPDEFIWCEDCGQYHDSECPELGPLVTVQDSFVLSRARSSLPNSLEIRQVADGHEGVFVLRRLVKRTRFGPFEAKRVPHLEKEGAFPLKIFQKDAVVVCFDSSSEEDCNWMMLVRPATDHKHQNLTAYQQDEDVYFNTSQDVLPGTELRVWYGAFYAKKMEKPMLKPPLQAALPLEVTETSEKPGAHMPPVAEENNAGNMPSHGDEVKTATVLPVDPLLPQEESLVGLGEEQGDPPAAQPGPKRGPGRGRRAKGRRPGATATASKNKDVKPSVESSKPAAPEATAAAAAAAGSSSLRSTADGGAVPKRHKAREHKRVYRCSLCNKVFQNSSNLNRHIRSHGDKLFKCDECDKLFSRKESLKQHISYKHSKNMPDQDYKYKCNTCEKSFRLENALKFHNCRTDDKTFQCDICSRFFSTNSNLSKHKKKHGEKLYSCEICNKMFYRKDVMQEHHRRHGVGPKHMKREELEVNGEEGSRYRKEPSPCPICGKVFSCRSNMNKHLLTHGDKKYTCEICARKFFRVDVLRDHIHVHFKDIALMDEQEREAFINKIGISADDSDETDDDEEEDDPEHHKYNCKKCQLSFAKGKEYLKHIMEQHKERGYGCGICNRRFALKATYNAHLVIHREQLPDPAVQKYIHPCEICGRIFNSIGNLERHKIIHTGVKSHGCDKCGKSFARKDMLKEHLRVHDDIRDFLCAECGKGMKTKHALRHHMKLHKGIKEYECKECNRKFAQKVNMLKHYKRHTGIKDFMCELCGKTFSERTTLETHKLIHTVGKTWTCATCDKKYLTEYMLQKHVHLTHEKVEAQSCHLCGTKVSTRASMNRHLRRKHPEVVSVRMDEFDELQEASTITINDSSISIVQPTLILDKDGVAQERPSRLPRHPKKKQRVPAEPELSESDEYVDFPEPRHEPMTEFNAVIVGDEHETSSAVQSIQQTTRNGLKRDGS, encoded by the exons ATGGCTGAGCAGACGCCAGATGAGTTCATCT ggtGTGAGGACTGTGGCCAGTACCATGACTCCGAGTGTCCTGAGCTGGGGCCCCTGGTGACTGTCCAGGACTCCTTCGTCCTTAGCCGGGCCCG GTCGTCTCTACCAAACAGCCTGGAGATCCGACAGGTGGCTGACGGCCACGAGGGGGTGTTTGTTCTGCGCCGGCTGGTCAAGAGGACCCGCTTTGGGCCCTTTGAGGCTAAGAGGGTCCCCCACCTGGAGAAGGAAGGAGCCTTCCCTCTTAAG ATCTTCCAGAAGGATGCCGTGGTGGTGTGTTTTGACTCCAGCAGCGAAGAAGACTGCAACTGGATGATGCTGGTGCGACCTGCCACCGACCACAAACACCAGAACCTGACGGCCTACCAGCAGGACGAGGACGTGTACTTCAACACCTCCCAG GATGTGCTCCCAGGAACAGAGCTGAGAGTCTGGTACGGCGCGTTCTATGCCAAGAAGATGGAGAAGCCCATGCTTAAGCCTCCACTTCAAGCAGCACTTCCCCTAG AGGTGACAGAGACCTCGGAGAAACCTGGAGCCCACATGCCCCCAGTGGCAGAAGAAAACAATGCAG GCAACATGCCGAGTCATGGCGACGAGGTGAAGACGGCAACAGTGCTTCCGGTCGACCCACTCCTGCCCCAAGAGGAGAGCCTGGTCGGCCTGGGTGAGGAGCAGGGCGACCCCCCCGCAGCTCAACCGGGCCCCAAGAGAGGGCCGGGCCGGGGGAGGCGAGCTAAGGGACGCAGGCCCGGAGCTACAGCCACCGCCAGCAAAAACAAAG ATGTGAAGCCCTCGGTGGAGAGCTCCAAGCCGGCGGCCCCAgaggcaacagcagcagcagcagcagcagcagggagcAGCAGCCTGCGGAGCACCGCTGACGGCGGGGCCGTCCCCAAGAGACACAAAGCCAGAGAGCACAAGAGGGTGTACCGCTGCTCCCTCTGCAACAAGGTCTTCCAGAACAGCAGCAACCTCAACAGACACATCCGATCGCATG GTGATAAGCTGTTCAAATGCGATGAGTGTGACAAGTTGTTCAGCCGCAAGGAGAGTCTAAAGCAGCACATCTCTTACAAGCACAGCAAGAACATG CCTGACCAGGACTACAAATATAAATGCAACACGTGTGAGAAATCCTTTCGCCTGGAAAATGCCTTAAAGTTCCACAACTGTCGGACAG ACGACAAGACGTTCCAGTGCGACATCTGCTCGCGGTTTTTCTCCACCAACAGTAACCTTTCCAAGCACAAGAAGAAGCACGGCGAGAAGCTCTACTCCTGTGAAATCTGCAACAAGATGTTCTACCGCAAAGATGTGATGCAGGAGCACCACAGGAGGCACGGTGTGG GACCAAAGCACATGAAGAGAGAGGAGCTGGAGGTCAACGGAGAAGAGGGGAGCAGGTACAGGAAGGAGCCGTCCCCCTGTCCCATCTGTGGCAAG GTGTTCTCCTGCAGGAGCAACATGAACAAGCATCTGTTGACTCACGGCGATAAGAAGTACACCTGTGAAATCTGCGCTCGCAAGTTCTTCCGCGTGGACGTCCTCCGAGATCACATTCACGTTCACTTCAAG GACATCGCCTTAATGGACGAGCAGGAGAGAGAGGCCTTCATCAACAAGATTGGCATTTCAGCAGACGACAGCGACGAAACGGACGACGACGAAGAGGAAGACGATCCCGAGCACCACAAGTACAACTGCAAGAAATGCCAA cTGTCATTTGCGAAGGGCAAAGAGTACCTGAAGCACATCATGGAGCAGCACAAGGAGAGGGGCTACGGCTGCGGGATCTGTAACCGACGTTTCGCACTGAAGGCCACGTACAATGCTCACCTGGTGATCCACAGAGAGCAGCTGCCTGACCCTGCAGTGCAGAA GTACATCCATCCATGTGAAATTTGTGGCCGGATCTTCAATAGTATTGGTAACCTGGAAAGGCACAAGATCATCCACACTG GGGTGAAGAGCCACGGCTGTGATAAGTGTGGCAAATCCTTTGCAAGAAAGGACATGCTGAAGGAGCACCTGAGGGTTCACGATGACATCCGGGACTTCCTGTGTGCAGAGTGCGGGAAAG GCATGAAGACCAAGCACGCTCTGAGGCACCACATGAAGCTTCACAAGGGCATCAAAGAGTACGAGTGCAAGGAGTGTAACCGCAAGTTTGCCCAGAAGGTCAACATGCTGAAGCACTACAAGAGACATACGG GTATAAAGGACTTCATGTGTGAGCTGTGTGGAAAGACGTTCAGTGAGAGGACGACTCTAGAAACGCACAAACTCATCCACACAG TGGGTAAGACGTGGACGTGTGCGACATGCGATAAGAAGTACCTGACAGAGTACATGCTGCAGAAGCACGTCCACCTCACTCACGAGAAGGTGGAGGCCCAGTCGTGTCACCTCTGCGGGACCAAAGTGTCCACCCGCGCTTCCATGAACCGACATCTGCGACGCAAACACCCCGAG GTGGTGTCTGTCAGAATGGATGAGTTTGATGAACTTCAGGAGGCCTCGACAATCACAATCAATGATTCGTCTATCAGCATTGTGCAG